The following are encoded in a window of Amycolatopsis lexingtonensis genomic DNA:
- a CDS encoding CHAT domain-containing protein, whose protein sequence is MTGAGAVPGLGHALAAVDLAYTAPPRARRLAKQALASAGGESEPLAVAERALGMAHTALGDLVRAEEHLLAAVEIADSAGFPVRAAEARGSMAYLLSLTGRFDDALTQADLAAPALDGVPRARLRMLRALVLTEAGRFDEAADGYRDALEELRRSDGDALLEGDIRNNRSIVHVHRRDWRAAQADLDRAEAAFTAIGHWGRLANVWHNRGLAEVARGDLPAALAAFDEAAERYRSSGRDPGLLPIERAEALLSALLVEDARREAEVAVARFAVQRNAVDLVQARLLLARASLLTGDLALAAEQAERARRSAIAQRRPGWAALAGYLGLRARWEGGDRGTAVIRAGRRSAAALMRAGWVMEALDARLIVARAALEAGRIVVARRELADPAFAHDGRPAEQQARAWHAQALLRLSEGDRAGAEHAILAGMRVLERFRASLGATELRVHAAGHAGELARMGLRLAMETGHPEPVLMWLERWRAGALMLRPARPADDLGLEAGLAELRQVMAELSTVTEHGGDTAALRRRQALLESAIRGRAHRANGDLGAEVGTLGSVSGLQAALGSAALVEYVTTNGDLHAVVVRNDLLRLHRLGPTAGIEHDLTALRFGLRRLAYGAGSSAVDELVALKAACLDRALIEPLLPEIGDRRLIIVPTGFLHAMPWAVLRSCAGRALSVAPSAALWLRAATTTDGSTGSRVFAAGPGLPHAAAEVVALAGRYRGARRLTGRNATATAVTAALDGAELAHIAAHGRFRTDNPLFSALRLADGPLTVYDLERLTRPPRHVILSACESGLPVVRPGDELLGLAAALLAMGSKSLVASVVPVPDHATRPLMLRLHRHLRRGAGPATALAMASRDCTDADPATRAAATGFLCYGAG, encoded by the coding sequence ATGACCGGTGCGGGAGCGGTGCCCGGCTTGGGTCACGCGCTCGCGGCCGTCGACCTCGCCTACACCGCGCCACCGCGTGCGCGCCGGCTCGCGAAGCAGGCGTTGGCGAGTGCCGGCGGGGAGAGCGAACCGCTCGCCGTGGCCGAACGGGCCCTCGGCATGGCCCACACCGCGCTCGGCGACCTGGTCAGGGCGGAAGAGCACCTGCTCGCCGCCGTCGAGATCGCGGACAGCGCCGGGTTCCCGGTCCGGGCCGCCGAGGCACGCGGATCGATGGCGTACCTCCTGTCGTTGACCGGCCGGTTCGACGACGCGCTCACTCAGGCCGACCTGGCCGCGCCCGCTCTGGACGGGGTGCCGCGGGCGCGGTTGCGCATGCTCCGCGCGTTGGTGCTCACCGAGGCCGGCCGGTTCGACGAGGCCGCGGACGGGTACCGCGACGCGCTCGAGGAGCTGCGGCGATCCGACGGGGATGCCCTGCTGGAAGGGGACATCCGCAACAACCGCAGCATCGTCCACGTGCACCGGCGGGACTGGCGGGCCGCGCAGGCCGATCTGGACCGCGCCGAGGCGGCCTTCACGGCGATCGGGCACTGGGGCCGGCTCGCGAACGTCTGGCACAACCGCGGGCTCGCGGAAGTCGCCCGTGGTGACCTTCCGGCGGCACTGGCCGCGTTCGACGAGGCCGCCGAACGGTACCGGTCGTCCGGCCGGGATCCGGGCCTGCTGCCGATCGAGCGGGCCGAAGCCCTGCTGTCGGCACTCCTGGTCGAGGACGCGCGGCGGGAAGCCGAGGTGGCCGTGGCGCGGTTCGCCGTCCAGCGCAACGCCGTCGACCTCGTCCAGGCCAGGCTGCTCCTCGCGCGCGCCTCGCTGTTGACCGGTGACCTCGCCCTGGCCGCCGAACAGGCCGAACGGGCCAGGCGGTCGGCGATCGCGCAGCGCCGCCCCGGCTGGGCGGCTTTGGCCGGCTACCTCGGTCTGAGGGCGCGCTGGGAGGGTGGCGACCGCGGCACCGCCGTGATCCGCGCCGGACGGCGGTCCGCCGCGGCGCTGATGCGCGCCGGATGGGTCATGGAGGCGCTGGACGCCCGGCTGATCGTGGCCCGTGCCGCGCTCGAAGCCGGCCGGATCGTCGTCGCCCGGCGCGAACTGGCCGATCCGGCGTTCGCCCACGACGGCAGGCCCGCGGAACAGCAGGCCCGCGCCTGGCACGCGCAAGCCCTCCTCCGCCTGTCCGAGGGCGACCGGGCCGGTGCGGAGCACGCGATCCTGGCCGGGATGCGGGTGCTCGAGCGGTTCCGGGCCAGCCTCGGGGCCACCGAACTGCGGGTGCACGCCGCGGGCCACGCCGGCGAGCTCGCGCGGATGGGGCTGCGGCTCGCAATGGAGACCGGGCACCCGGAGCCGGTGCTGATGTGGCTGGAGCGCTGGCGAGCCGGCGCTCTGATGCTGCGGCCCGCCCGGCCGGCGGACGACCTCGGCCTGGAGGCGGGACTCGCCGAGCTGCGCCAGGTCATGGCCGAGCTGAGCACCGTCACGGAGCACGGCGGCGACACCGCGGCCCTGCGCCGCCGGCAGGCGCTGCTCGAGTCGGCGATCCGCGGGCGAGCTCACCGCGCGAACGGGGATCTCGGCGCGGAGGTGGGCACGCTCGGCTCCGTTTCCGGTCTGCAAGCTGCGCTCGGCTCGGCGGCGCTGGTGGAATACGTCACCACGAACGGCGACCTGCACGCCGTCGTCGTCCGGAACGACCTGCTCCGGTTGCACCGGCTCGGCCCGACCGCCGGAATCGAACACGACCTGACCGCGCTGCGGTTCGGCTTGCGCCGGCTGGCCTACGGCGCCGGGTCATCGGCTGTCGACGAATTGGTCGCGCTCAAGGCCGCTTGCCTGGACCGGGCGCTGATCGAGCCGTTGCTGCCCGAAATCGGCGACCGACGGCTGATCATCGTGCCCACCGGCTTCCTGCACGCGATGCCGTGGGCGGTGCTGCGTTCCTGTGCGGGACGTGCCTTGTCCGTCGCGCCGTCCGCCGCGTTGTGGCTGCGGGCCGCCACCACGACCGACGGCTCCACCGGCTCCCGGGTGTTCGCCGCCGGGCCCGGCCTGCCCCACGCCGCAGCCGAAGTCGTCGCACTGGCCGGCCGCTACCGCGGGGCTCGGCGGCTCACCGGCCGCAACGCCACCGCCACCGCCGTGACCGCGGCACTCGACGGCGCCGAGCTGGCGCACATCGCGGCACACGGCAGGTTCCGCACGGACAACCCGCTCTTCTCGGCACTCCGGCTGGCCGACGGCCCACTGACCGTTTACGACCTCGAACGGCTCACCCGGCCCCCGCGGCACGTGATCCTCTCCGCGTGCGAATCGGGGCTCCCCGTCGTCCGCCCCGGCGACGAACTGCTCGGCCTGGCCGCCGCCCTGCTCGCGATGGGCTCGAAGAGCCTGGTCGCGAGCGTGGTCCCGGTGCCCGACCACGCCACCCGGCCACTGATGCTGCGCCTGCACCGCCACCTGCGCCGCGGCGCGGGGCCGGCCACCGCGCTCGCCATGGCTTCCCGAGACTGCACCGACGCCGACCCGGCCACGCGGGCCGCGGCGACCGGGTTCCTCTGCTACGGCGCCGGTTAG
- a CDS encoding S8/S53 family peptidase, with protein sequence MTVANPAGGRIGGAATLQLYTGNTLADKRSPVTGQVVVGVVDTGVVILGGEPHHYIKDNLAEGWKDNEDRLPVSGEALGRYDGHGTFVAGLIKQQAPAVLIDVRRGLDESAGGADRTVAKCIEDLCAVENLKIVNLSFFGTSEEENREPAELRRALDKLFGHHPDVVVVTAAANRWTADKHWPAGFSEDFAQVIAVGAVDETVTPVPGLSPPRASFCSWWDGIDVFAGGCGILGPSVRRTQEPPPSAFPPSLLPWHAVYGNGAGTRKLITEPAETDEFTFSLWSGASFAAAKVTGLLAQAMLDGAHSGKDALAKVINPSLPRIPLPGKPEGKPYLPGIWPAPTSPKEPLAPSPA encoded by the coding sequence GTGACCGTAGCCAACCCCGCAGGTGGACGCATCGGTGGCGCGGCCACCCTTCAGCTCTACACCGGGAACACCTTGGCCGACAAGCGATCGCCGGTCACCGGGCAGGTGGTCGTCGGGGTGGTCGACACCGGGGTGGTCATCCTCGGCGGGGAGCCGCACCACTACATCAAGGACAACCTGGCCGAAGGCTGGAAAGACAACGAAGACCGGTTGCCGGTCTCGGGCGAGGCGCTGGGCCGCTACGACGGTCACGGCACCTTCGTCGCCGGGCTGATCAAGCAGCAGGCACCGGCGGTGCTCATCGACGTTCGCCGCGGCCTGGACGAGTCGGCGGGCGGCGCCGACCGGACGGTCGCGAAGTGCATCGAAGACCTCTGCGCCGTCGAGAACCTGAAGATCGTCAACCTGTCGTTCTTCGGCACGTCCGAGGAGGAGAACCGGGAGCCCGCCGAACTCCGCCGCGCGCTCGACAAGCTGTTCGGCCACCACCCCGACGTCGTCGTCGTCACCGCGGCCGCCAACCGGTGGACCGCCGACAAGCACTGGCCGGCCGGGTTCAGCGAGGACTTCGCCCAGGTGATCGCCGTCGGCGCGGTGGACGAGACGGTGACGCCCGTCCCCGGCCTGTCGCCCCCGAGAGCGAGCTTCTGCAGCTGGTGGGACGGGATCGACGTCTTCGCCGGCGGGTGCGGGATCCTCGGTCCCAGCGTCCGGCGCACCCAGGAACCACCGCCGAGCGCGTTTCCTCCCAGCCTTCTTCCGTGGCACGCCGTGTACGGCAACGGCGCGGGGACACGCAAGCTGATCACCGAGCCCGCCGAAACCGACGAGTTCACCTTCAGCTTGTGGAGCGGCGCGTCGTTCGCCGCCGCGAAGGTGACGGGGCTGCTCGCCCAGGCGATGCTCGACGGCGCGCACTCCGGAAAGGACGCCCTCGCCAAGGTGATCAACCCGTCCCTGCCCCGCATTCCGCTGCCGGGCAAGCCCGAGGGAAAGCCGTACCTCCCGGGAATCTGGCCGGCGCCGACGAGTCCGAAGGAGCCCCTCGCGCCTTCGCCGGCCTGA